The nucleotide sequence AGACTGTTCCCTTGGCCCAATAGGGAAGTGCTTGTACTAGGCGGTAGGAGGCCTCCCAGATATTGAATTGAGGAATTTCATGGGTAAGGTCCTCCAATCTTAGGAGATTGGACACCCCATTGGCCACCCCATGCATGGCACTTACTGCTCCGTCGGACATGCCGAAATCACTGAGAAATACAACTGTCTTCCGATCTTTCCAAGCCTGTAAGGCTACCAAGCTATCGCGCAGTTTCCTTTTCATGCTGTCTCTCCTGCTTCTCTCGCAATTGGCGGTCAAAAATCATTGCATACCTGATCAACAGTACAGAGAGTACCATCAAGACCAATGCTAGCATGACCACAAGGATAACAGAAGGCTTGTAGGCGATTGCAAGCAAAGAAAAGCCTACGAGCAGGGAAAGAACGAGAACGATAATGGAAGGAGTCAGCCTACCCTGTTTCATCAGTCCAAGAACTCCTTGATGATCTCCAGGAACTCATCATAGGTCTCGGCTATCTGCAGATGGGGATATTGCTCCAGTATATTCTTGGGGGCACGGAACAAGCAACCACCATCCGCTTCCTGGATCATGGTAAGATCGTTGTAGGAATCTCCAGCCGCAAAGGTTCGGTAATTGAGAGCCTTCAACGCTTGGATGGCTTTCTTCTTGCCGTCATGTAGGCGCATCCTGTGTCGGGTAATGCGGTTATCTCCATCAACTTCCAGGCTATTACACCAGATGGTAGGCCAATTAAGCTGACGCATAAGAGGATTGGCAAACTCGCTGAAGGTATCGCTGAGAATGACAACCTGGGTCATCGATCGCAGCGAATCGAGAAAGGAGAGTGCTCCTTCCATGGGACCCATCTGGGCGATGACATCCTGGATATCCTTCAGCTTCAAATTATGTTCCTCAAGGATCCTAATCCGTCCAGCCATCAGCTTGTCATAATCCGGCTCATCGCGGGTGGTAATCTTCAGCTC is from uncultured Sphaerochaeta sp. and encodes:
- the thrH gene encoding bifunctional phosphoserine phosphatase/homoserine phosphotransferase ThrH — protein: MDIVCLDMEGVLVPEIWINVAERTGIEELKITTRDEPDYDKLMAGRIRILEEHNLKLKDIQDVIAQMGPMEGALSFLDSLRSMTQVVILSDTFSEFANPLMRQLNWPTIWCNSLEVDGDNRITRHRMRLHDGKKKAIQALKALNYRTFAAGDSYNDLTMIQEADGGCLFRAPKNILEQYPHLQIAETYDEFLEIIKEFLD